In the Halorubrum ruber genome, GCGGCTGGGGCTTTGGCGGAGTTCACCGTCGATCCGTTATCAGCTATTTATAACCGAGCGGCTGGGGATTTGGCGGTGTTCACCGTCGGTCTGCTATCAGCCATTTATAAGTGAGCGGCTGAAAATTTAGTGGTGTTGTCAGCGGATCCATGTTCAGCCATTTATAAACGAACGACTGGGACTCCAGCGGCGCTCTCCGTCCGCCCGCTGTCGATTATTTATAAGTGATTGTCTGTGACTTCGTCCGCGTTTGCCACTGAAACGCCGGCAGCCGTTTATAAACAACCGCTCCGATCTCCGAGAACGTCGCGTTCCCCGTCCTATTCCGCGTCGTTCTGCGCGGGCTCGCCGTCGCCATCCGCCTCGACCGTCTCGTCCCCGTCTGTCGAGTCGGCCGTCTCCACCGGGGCGGTCGAGTCCGCCGCCGCGGCGCCGCCGTCGAGGACGGTGACGCGCGCGGACATGATTCGGGTGTTGTCGACGCGCTCGATGCGGATCCGGATCTCGTCGAACTCGATCTCCTCGCCCTCCTCGACGAGGCGCCCGGCTCGGTTGAACACGAAGCCGGCGAGCGTCTCGAACTCCTCGCCCTCGGGGAGGTCGATCCCGAGGATCTCGTTGACCTCGTCGATGTTCACCTCGCCTTGGACGACCGCGACGTTGTCCTCTAAGAACTCCACCGGCGCCTCCTCGTCGCCCTCCAAGATCTCGCCGACAATCTCCTCGACCATGTCTTCGAGGGTGATGATCCCCTCCGTGGTCCCGAACTCGTCGATCACCGTCACCATCTGGAGGCGGTTTTCCTGCATCTCCGCGAGCAGCTCGTCGGCGTTCTTCGACTCGGGGACGTGGAGGGTGGGCTTGACGACGCGCTCCAAGGAGGGCGTCCCCTCGGAGTAGCGCAGTTCGCGGACCAAGTCGCGCACGGTGACCACACCGATGATGTTGTCGAGGTTCCCCTCGTAGACGGGGACGCGCTCGTGGTCGGCCTGGATACACGTCTCGATCGCCTCCTCGACGGAGTCCTCCTTCGCGACGGCGGTGACGTCGAGCCGCGGCGTCATCACCTCCTTGGCGATGGTGTTGTTGAACCGGAAGATGCGGTCGAGCATCTCCCGCTCCTCCTCCTCGATGACGCCCTCGCGCTCGCCCGTCTCGATGATGTCCTGGATCTCGTCGCGGGTGACGTACGTCGACTCGATGGCCGCCGAGCCGCCGATGATGCTGTTGACTCCCTTGACGATGTAGTCGAAGAGGACGACGAGCGGGTACAGCGCGTACTCGGAGGCCTTCAGCGGCCGGGCGATCTTGAGCGCCCACGACTCGGTGTTCTCGACGGCGTACGACTTGGGCGCGCTCTCGCCGAAGATCAGCACGAGCGTCGTGATCCCGAACGTCGTCGCCAGCACCGACTGGCCGCGGGAGAGGTAGATACCGAACAGCGCGGTGGCGATGGAGGTCATCGCCACGTTGACGATGTTGTTGCCGACGAGGATCGTCACCAGCAGCCGGTGGGGGTTCTGTTTCATCTCGCGGATCGTCTTCGCGCCCGTCACCCCCTCGTCGACGAGGCTGTCGACGCGGTGTTGCGGGAGCGAGAACATCGCGATCTCGGACGAGGAGAAGAACGCCGAGAGCGCGACTAAAAGGAGGATCGCGACGACGCCGAGCGCGGTGATGACCCCGTCGCCCGGCATCGGTACCTGGAGGACGTCGACCAGCGGCGCAGTAGACGACAAGCCCATGTTCGTTTGTCTTCCGTCGGCCCGCGATTAAAGCGTTCCCTTCGAGTACCCTCGAATCGGCCCGCTTTCACCCCGCCGACCCCGCCGACTCCGCCGACCCCGCCGACTCCGCCGACTCCGCCGACCCCACCGACCCCACCGACCCCACCGACCCCGCCGACCCCGCCGACCCCAAGGGTGCCGCTGCCGACACGATTACCCGTCTCGCGGGCGAATTACGCGATATGAGCGATCCACAGATCACCCTATACCGGCTTCAGGCGTGTCCGTTCTGCGAGCGCGTGGTCCGGACGCTGAACGAGCTCGACGTGGAGTACCGCTCCCGATACGTCGAGCCGATGCACTCCGAGCGCAACGTCGTCAAGCGCGTCTCCGGCGCCCGGAGCGTCCCGGCGATCGTCGACCGCGAGACCGGCGTCACCATGTCGGAGAGCGCGAACATCGTCGAGTACCTCCAAGGTACCTACGGCGAGGGAGGTGCCTGAGATGCCCGACTTCGACGTCGTCTCCCTGCCCGAAACCGACCACGTCGACGAGGGCGACACGGCGCCCGACTTCACCCGCCCGCTCGTGAACGGCGAGTACTGGGAGGACCGCGCGCTCGACGACGTCGTCGACGGCCCGACGCTTCTCCTCTTTCACCCCATGGACGGCACCTTCCAGGGGACGTACCTCTACAACACGGTCGACGACAACGAGTGGAGCGACGACCTCGACGTCCTCGGTCTCTCGATCTCGACGCCGTACGCCCACAAGCGCCTGCTCGCCGAGCGCGGCGACGGCATCCGGATCTTCTCGGACCCGGGCGCGGCCGTGGTCGAGGAGTACGGCCTCGCACACGAGATCGACGGGATGACGGGGATCACGGAGAGCCGCCCCGCCGTCTTCCTCCTCGATTCCGACCGCACCGTGGAGTACGCGTGGGTCGCGAGCGAACACCCCGAGTTCCCCGACGCCGAGGCGATCGGCGACGCGGTCGCCGACCTCGTCGACTGACCGGAGTCTGACCGGGGCCGACCGCGGGCCGTGCGCGCCGGCCGCACCCACACGTCACCCTTTTTCAACTCGCCGCCGAACGGTCGCGCGTGACCGCCGACACGAGCGACGACCGACCGGACCGATCCGAGGAGCTGCGCGCGGCGGCCGCCGCCGTCGACCGCGGCGACCTCGTCGTCTACCCGACCGAGACGGTGTACGGGCTGGGCGCCGACGCGCTCGACCCCGACGCCGTCGAGCGCGTCTTCGAGCTGAAGGGCCGCGACCGGTCGAACCCGCTCTCGCTCGGCGTCGCGAGCGTCGACGACGCGCTCCGCTACACCCGGCCGACGGAGTTAGCCGTCGCCTTCGCGCGGGCGTTCCTCCCGGGGCCGGTGACCGTCGTCGTCGAGCGCGGCGACCGGGTGCCGGACGCGCTCACCGCCGGGCGCGACCGCGTCGGGATCCGCGTGCCGGACCACGACCTCGCGCGGGCGTTGCTGGACGAAACCGGACCGCTCACCGCGACGAGCGCCAACGTCTCGGGGACTGGCAGTGTCACGGACCCTGCCGACCTCGACGACCGGATCCGCGAGGGCGCCGCCGCCGTGATCGACGACGGGGAGGCCCCCGGCACCGAGAGCACGGTCGTCGACCCCGAGGCGGGGACGATCCACCGGCGCGGCGCGATGGCCGGCGCCATCGAGGCGTGGCTGGCGGATCCGCCGGTAGACGAGTGAGGAGAGCCGAGGAAGAGCGCCCGTCTGTGCGGTTTAAACCGACAGCTCGCCCTTCGCCTTGATCACGTCCAACTCCTCGGCGTCGACCGTCTCGACGTCGAGCCAGTGGGGGACGTACTCGCGTTTGTCGTACGCCTCGCGCTCGTCTTCCGTGCCGACGGTACACCAGAGCTGCGGCTCGTCCGGGCCGTGCCAGCCGCCCTGAACGTTGATTCCGAAACAGACCAGCTCCTCGCCGTCGTGCTCGATCACCGCGTCCCGCCGGATGTCGGGGTCGCCGCGGATGATGAGGTGGTACATGTGCCGGGGTTCGCGTGTTCCGGGCTTAATCGCTTCGATACTGCGGATCGGATCGCGGCGGCGGCGTCTCACGCGTCCGGTCGCGCGGAACGCCGCTGCGACCCCTCACCATCCCGCGTCGAGGTCCTCGACGAGCGCGCCGAGGATCTCGCGGGTCGTCGCGGCGACGATCGGTTCGAGCGCGTCCGGGTCGCTGTTCGTCGGGTCGCCGAGCCCGCCTAACTCAGTCACCTCGTCGAAGTACTCGTAGCTCCGCGTGCGGGGCATCTCGGCGGCCTCCTGCGGCTCCTTCTTCTCCGTCCGCACGAGGTCCGGGCGGTACAGCTCGACGAAGCTCGTCTCGTGGTCGCCGGCGTGGCCCCACCCCTCACCGTACGCCTCCTCCAGATCCTCGCGCGCGAAGTCGGTCCAGTGAACGAAGTGGACCGTGAGGTCGGTGTCGCGGCCGAGCCGGTCGGCGGCGACCGACAGCGGCTCCCGGTTCCCGCCGTGGCAGTTCACGATGAGCAGTCGGTCGGCGCCGTGTTCGACAATCGACTCGCCGATCTCGCGGATCACGTCGACGTACGTCTCGGTCGAGAGGGTGATCGTCCCCGGGAACCGCATGTGGTGTTCCGACTGCCCGTACGGCAGCGTCGGGAGCCGCAGCAGGTCAAGGTCGAACTCGTCGGCGGCGTCGACGAGCTCGGCGGTGAGGTGGTCCGCGCGGAGCGTGTCGGTCGACACCGGGAGGTGCGGGCCGTGCTGCTCGATGCTGCCGGTCGGGAGGACCGCGAAGTCGGCGTCGTCGATCGCGTCCCCCGCCTCTTCCCACGTCATGCCGAACAGGTCGGCGTCCGTCTCGGGCATGGCGAAGCGTCTGACGGCGGGCGAGGAAAGGTTCGGGGTAGCGGCGAGCCCGGACGGGGCGAGAGGACGACCGGATTACCCGGAGTAGTAGTACTCGCCGTCGCGCTTCTGCTGACTGTCGAGCTGCGACCCCGGCTTGTTGATCCGGGGGCGCCCGGTGCGCTCGTCGCGGCGGAAGGTAATCTCCAGGTCGGCGAGGAACTCGTTCATGCCGTCGCGCATCTCCTGCGGCGGCGCGGCGCGCCCGCGCTCGGCCGGTTCGCCGTCGAACACCATCAGGCGGTCCGCGAGGAGGTCGATCATGTAGATGTCGTGGTCGATCACCATCACGGTCGCGTCGTGGTTCTCGGCGTAGCGGCGGATCGCGGTCGTGGCACGGACGCGCTGCTCCACGTCGAGGTGCGCGGAGGGCTCGTCGAGCAGGTAGAGGTCGGCGTCGTCGGAGAGACAGGCCGCGATGGCGACGCGCTGGCGCTCCCCGCCCGAGAGGTCCGAGAGATTCTGCTCCATCACGCGCTCCAACTGGAGGGGCTGGGCGACCTCGGTGTTCCAGTAGGAGGAGCCGAACTCGTCGGTAATCGAGGAGAGGAACGCGTCGACCCGCATATGCTGGTCGATGTCGATGTACTGCGGCTTGTAGGAGATGTCGAGCGCGAAGTCGAGCTCCCCTTCGTCGGGCTCTAAGTCGCCCGTGAACAGCTCCGCGAGCGTGGACTTGCCGATCCCGTTCGGACCGACGACGCCCAGCACCTCGGAGCGGTTGATCTCGCCGCCCTCGACGCGGAGCTCGAACTCGCCGTCGCCGTACGACTTCCGCAGGTCGGGGTACTCGATCAGCGTCTCGCTGCGGGAGGCGACCCGTGGCGCGTGCTCCTCGAAGGTGATCGCCGACGGGCGGATCCGCATGTTCTCGTTGTCGAGGTACCCCTTCAGGTACTCGTTGATCCCCTTCCGGACCGACTTCGGGTCGGTGATGACCCCGTACGCGCCCGGCTCACCGTACGCGACGTGGAGGGTGTCCGCCAGCAGGTCGAGGATGGCGAGGTCGTGCTCGACGACGAGCATCGAGCGGTCCGCGGCGTCGTCGTCCGCGAGCTCGCGAATGAGCCGCGCGACGATCATCCGCTGGCCGATGTCGAGGTACGGGGTGATCTCGTCGAGGAAGTAGAAGTCGGCGTCGCGGGCGAGGCAGGCCGCGATGGCGACACGCTGGAGCTCGCCGCCGGAGATGGAATCGATGTTCTGGTCCATCACCGGCCGGATGTTGAGCCGGTCGACGAGGTCGTCGAGCGCGCCGCGCTCGTCGGTCCGCTCCAGCAGCTCGCGGGTGTTGCCGTCGAACTGGTTCGGGATCTGGTCGACGTACTGCGGTTTGCGCGCGACGGTCACGTCGCCGTCCCGCAGCGATTCGAGGTAGTTCTGCAGGCCGGTGCCGCGGAAGCGGTCGAGCACGCGCTCCCAGTCGCCGTCGGCGGCGTGGTCGCCGAGGTTCGGGACCATCTCGCCGGCGAGCGCGTGGACCGCGGTCGACTTCCCGATCCCGTTCGGCCCGAGGATGCCCGTGACGCTGCCGGGCTCGGGCGTCGGGAGACCGTACAGCGAGAAGGCGTTGTCGCCGTAGCGGTGGACCGGGTCGTCGTCGAGCTCGGAGGGGAGGTTGATGATCTCGATCGCGTCGAACGGGCACGATTGGACGCAGATGCCACAGCTCTCGCCCAGGCAGATCTCCTCGGAGATGTGGATCTGGTCCGGGTCGCCCTCCTCGGCGTCCTCGCCCCGCTCCGTGATACACTCCTTGCCCGTCCGGTTCGGCGGGCAGTCCTTCATACACTCGTAGTTGCAGCGGTCGGGCTGGCACCGATCGAGGTCCACGACCGCGATGCTGTCGTCGGCCATCTCAGACCCCCAGGTCGACGGCGGACGTCAGCAGGACGGTGTAGCTGATGAACCAGAGGGTGAACGTGAGAAACGCCACGTAGAGGTTGTCTTTGATCCCGAGGTCGCCGACGCCGACCGCCTTGAATATCGGGTACTGGGCGATGACGAACGCGCCGAGCACGAACACCGCGGTGGTGCTCGCGGCGGACGCCGGATCGGTGCCGACGTAGACGGCCGAGACGACGCCGGCCGCGATCCCGGCGAGACAGCAGATGGTCGTGACGACCACGCCGCGCGCGTGGTCGGACAGGCCCGAGTCGTCGCTCATGCCTTCGGATCCGCGAGCGCCCGTGAAAAGCCGTTCGTTCCGGCCGTCCCCCGCGACCGCGACGGGGCGACCGCGGGTTCGCTCCGCTCGTCGGCCCGCCGCGCGACGGCGCGGCCGAGGCGCGCGCGAGCCGAATCGCTGACTGACTGGTCAGTCCAGCGGCCGATTACCAGTGATTTCTGCCGGCTTATGGCACAAAATGCGGCCGTTTTCGCCGGTAAACGCCGCTCAGACGGCGTTGCTCCATCAACATTTATGAGCGTGTGCGGTTTCGAATCGTAACGATGGAAGGAACTCAAACGGAGGGGCTCGACGACCTCCCACCGAGCGCCAAACTCGTCTTCAAGGTGCTCGAGTACAACGGACCGCTGACCCAGAAGGGGATCGTCCAAGAGTCGATGCTGTCGGCCCGCACCGTCCGGTACGCGCTCGAACGGCTCGAGGGGATCGGCGTCGTCGACGAGGACGTCTACTTCGCGGACGCCAGACAGAACCTCTACAAGCTCACGGAACCGGCTCAGGAGTTCACCGCCGACGAGAGCGAGGCCTCCTGCACCGCTGACTGACGCGCGGATCGGAGTCGTCGACGCAGTCCCTGTGTTTTCAAACCCGCGTCGAAGGCCCCGAGCGGCGCCTCTCCGTCACACCTGCCGCTCCGCGATGTCCGGCTACTCCGGCCGCTCGCGGTGTCCAACTACTCCGGCCGCTCCGCTTCGCCCTCTCGCGCGCCGCGGACCGCCGTCGCTATCGTGAGGACGACCGCCACCGACAGCGCCGACGTCGCCGCCAGCACGAACGCGAGCAGGAGGAACCAGACGTCCGGCCCGAACAGCGGGTAGTCGCGCGTGTCGATCACCGGCCCGAGCAGCTCGAAGGTCCTGACGAGGTACAAAAGCGCCGCGAGCAGCGCGCCGGCCGCCGCGCCGACGCGGACGTTGCGGTAGAACGACAGCGACTCCAAGAGAACCAGCATCGGCGGCTTCGAACTGTCCTCGCTCACGGGGGTCCGTACGGCCGGCGACCGCAAAGAGTCATCGGAACGCGACGCGCGGAGCGGGCGTCGCTTGCGCTAGGGAGGGTTCCTCACGATCGAAACGGACGTACGAGGCCCTGACGGCGTCAGTGACAGCCGTCAAGTGGGTCGGGGGCGAACCGCGGCGCATGCCCAGAGTCGTGCTGTCGGCGTTCCCGATGATAGACCCCGAGACGTACCGCAAGGTCCTCGCCGACACCGTCGACGAGCCGGTCGAGGTCGAGGTTGCGGAGATGGGGTCAACGGAGCGGCTGATCGAGGCGGCGGCCGGCGCCGACGCGGTCGTCACCGACATCAACACGCCCGTCACCGAGGCGGCGCTCGACGCGCTGGACCTAGCGGTCGTCGTCCGCTCGGCCGTCGGCGTGGACAATATCGACGTCGCGGCGGCCGCGGAGCGCGGCGTGACCGTCACCCGGGTGCCAGAATACTGTACCGAGGAGGTGGCGACCCACTCCGTCTCGCTGCTTTTCGCCTGTCTGCGCTCGCTGAAGCCGTACGACGACGCGGTCGCCGCCGGCGACTGGAGCTGGGAGGTCGGCGTCC is a window encoding:
- a CDS encoding HAH_0734 family protein, with amino-acid sequence MYHLIIRGDPDIRRDAVIEHDGEELVCFGINVQGGWHGPDEPQLWCTVGTEDEREAYDKREYVPHWLDVETVDAEELDVIKAKGELSV
- a CDS encoding MarR family transcriptional regulator; translated protein: MEGTQTEGLDDLPPSAKLVFKVLEYNGPLTQKGIVQESMLSARTVRYALERLEGIGVVDEDVYFADARQNLYKLTEPAQEFTADESEASCTAD
- a CDS encoding L-threonylcarbamoyladenylate synthase; amino-acid sequence: MTADTSDDRPDRSEELRAAAAAVDRGDLVVYPTETVYGLGADALDPDAVERVFELKGRDRSNPLSLGVASVDDALRYTRPTELAVAFARAFLPGPVTVVVERGDRVPDALTAGRDRVGIRVPDHDLARALLDETGPLTATSANVSGTGSVTDPADLDDRIREGAAAVIDDGEAPGTESTVVDPEAGTIHRRGAMAGAIEAWLADPPVDE
- a CDS encoding creatininase family protein, with translation MPETDADLFGMTWEEAGDAIDDADFAVLPTGSIEQHGPHLPVSTDTLRADHLTAELVDAADEFDLDLLRLPTLPYGQSEHHMRFPGTITLSTETYVDVIREIGESIVEHGADRLLIVNCHGGNREPLSVAADRLGRDTDLTVHFVHWTDFAREDLEEAYGEGWGHAGDHETSFVELYRPDLVRTEKKEPQEAAEMPRTRSYEYFDEVTELGGLGDPTNSDPDALEPIVAATTREILGALVEDLDAGW
- a CDS encoding hemolysin family protein, with protein sequence MGLSSTAPLVDVLQVPMPGDGVITALGVVAILLLVALSAFFSSSEIAMFSLPQHRVDSLVDEGVTGAKTIREMKQNPHRLLVTILVGNNIVNVAMTSIATALFGIYLSRGQSVLATTFGITTLVLIFGESAPKSYAVENTESWALKIARPLKASEYALYPLVVLFDYIVKGVNSIIGGSAAIESTYVTRDEIQDIIETGEREGVIEEEEREMLDRIFRFNNTIAKEVMTPRLDVTAVAKEDSVEEAIETCIQADHERVPVYEGNLDNIIGVVTVRDLVRELRYSEGTPSLERVVKPTLHVPESKNADELLAEMQENRLQMVTVIDEFGTTEGIITLEDMVEEIVGEILEGDEEAPVEFLEDNVAVVQGEVNIDEVNEILGIDLPEGEEFETLAGFVFNRAGRLVEEGEEIEFDEIRIRIERVDNTRIMSARVTVLDGGAAAADSTAPVETADSTDGDETVEADGDGEPAQNDAE
- a CDS encoding glutaredoxin family protein, with amino-acid sequence MSDPQITLYRLQACPFCERVVRTLNELDVEYRSRYVEPMHSERNVVKRVSGARSVPAIVDRETGVTMSESANIVEYLQGTYGEGGA
- a CDS encoding DUF7536 family protein — its product is MSEDSSKPPMLVLLESLSFYRNVRVGAAAGALLAALLYLVRTFELLGPVIDTRDYPLFGPDVWFLLLAFVLAATSALSVAVVLTIATAVRGAREGEAERPE
- a CDS encoding redoxin domain-containing protein, whose product is MPDFDVVSLPETDHVDEGDTAPDFTRPLVNGEYWEDRALDDVVDGPTLLLFHPMDGTFQGTYLYNTVDDNEWSDDLDVLGLSISTPYAHKRLLAERGDGIRIFSDPGAAVVEEYGLAHEIDGMTGITESRPAVFLLDSDRTVEYAWVASEHPEFPDAEAIGDAVADLVD
- a CDS encoding ribosome biogenesis/translation initiation ATPase RLI, which produces MADDSIAVVDLDRCQPDRCNYECMKDCPPNRTGKECITERGEDAEEGDPDQIHISEEICLGESCGICVQSCPFDAIEIINLPSELDDDPVHRYGDNAFSLYGLPTPEPGSVTGILGPNGIGKSTAVHALAGEMVPNLGDHAADGDWERVLDRFRGTGLQNYLESLRDGDVTVARKPQYVDQIPNQFDGNTRELLERTDERGALDDLVDRLNIRPVMDQNIDSISGGELQRVAIAACLARDADFYFLDEITPYLDIGQRMIVARLIRELADDDAADRSMLVVEHDLAILDLLADTLHVAYGEPGAYGVITDPKSVRKGINEYLKGYLDNENMRIRPSAITFEEHAPRVASRSETLIEYPDLRKSYGDGEFELRVEGGEINRSEVLGVVGPNGIGKSTLAELFTGDLEPDEGELDFALDISYKPQYIDIDQHMRVDAFLSSITDEFGSSYWNTEVAQPLQLERVMEQNLSDLSGGERQRVAIAACLSDDADLYLLDEPSAHLDVEQRVRATTAIRRYAENHDATVMVIDHDIYMIDLLADRLMVFDGEPAERGRAAPPQEMRDGMNEFLADLEITFRRDERTGRPRINKPGSQLDSQQKRDGEYYYSG